Proteins found in one Verrucomicrobiia bacterium genomic segment:
- a CDS encoding nucleotide sugar dehydrogenase, with protein sequence MKVSVFGLGYVGAVITACFSRQGHTVIGVDTDAFKVGQINAGKSPIIEPELEKMLGEGVAAGRVSATADYKAAVLDSEVSMICVGTPSKTDGSIDLTYIRRVCENIGEVLRDKPSRHIVVIRSTMLPGSIDGTVIPALEKTSGKKTGLGFGVGINPEFLRESTAVHDFYNPPKTVIGTESEEDFLKIAELYDGIPGPMVHANVRTAEMVKYADNCFHALKIVFANEIGRASKALGSNADEVMRIFSLDTKLNLSPVYLKPGFCYGGSCLPKDLRAIAAAGRSFGVELPLMEGIGLSNDAHFNSAFRYLLEQKEEPIAVLGFAFKAGTDDLRESPVVKLIEELMKAGKQVRIYDRNVSPERLIGANKKFIETHLPHLSHLIVGSVEELVKGAKIIVIGNGNDEARALLPNLGHEIKVVDLVSGGIKTATKAIIWRPCA encoded by the coding sequence GTGAAAGTAAGCGTTTTTGGATTAGGTTACGTCGGCGCGGTCATCACCGCGTGTTTCTCCCGTCAGGGCCACACCGTCATCGGTGTGGATACCGATGCTTTCAAAGTCGGCCAGATCAACGCTGGCAAATCCCCCATCATCGAGCCCGAGCTCGAGAAGATGCTGGGCGAAGGTGTCGCCGCCGGTCGCGTCAGTGCCACTGCCGATTACAAAGCCGCCGTCCTCGACAGCGAAGTCTCCATGATCTGCGTTGGCACGCCATCGAAGACCGATGGCAGCATCGACCTCACCTACATCCGCCGCGTCTGCGAAAACATCGGCGAAGTTCTGCGTGATAAACCCTCACGCCACATCGTCGTCATCCGCTCCACCATGTTGCCTGGCTCCATCGATGGCACCGTGATCCCCGCCTTGGAGAAAACGTCCGGCAAGAAAACCGGCCTCGGCTTCGGCGTCGGCATCAATCCCGAATTCCTGCGCGAATCCACCGCCGTCCATGATTTCTACAACCCGCCCAAGACCGTCATCGGCACGGAATCCGAAGAAGATTTCCTGAAGATCGCCGAGCTTTACGACGGCATTCCCGGCCCCATGGTCCATGCCAATGTCCGTACCGCCGAGATGGTGAAGTATGCCGACAATTGTTTCCATGCCCTGAAGATCGTTTTCGCGAACGAGATCGGCCGCGCCAGCAAAGCCCTCGGCTCCAATGCCGATGAAGTCATGCGCATCTTCTCTCTGGATACCAAGCTGAACCTCTCCCCCGTTTATCTGAAGCCCGGCTTCTGCTACGGCGGCTCCTGTCTGCCGAAAGACCTCCGCGCCATCGCTGCCGCTGGTCGTTCCTTCGGTGTGGAGCTTCCCCTCATGGAAGGCATCGGCCTTAGCAACGACGCCCATTTCAACAGCGCCTTCCGCTACCTGCTTGAGCAAAAGGAAGAACCCATCGCCGTCCTCGGCTTCGCCTTTAAGGCCGGCACCGATGACCTCCGCGAATCTCCCGTGGTCAAGCTCATCGAGGAACTCATGAAGGCGGGCAAGCAAGTGCGTATCTACGATCGCAACGTCTCACCCGAACGCCTCATCGGTGCGAACAAGAAATTCATCGAAACCCACCTGCCCCACCTCAGCCACCTCATTGTCGGCTCCGTCGAGGAACTGGTGAAAGGTGCCAAGATCATCGTCATCGGCAACGGCAACGACGAAGCCCGCGCCTTGCTCCCCAACTTGGGTCACGAAATCAAAGTGGTAGACCTCGTCTCCGGCGGTATCAAAACAGCCACCAAAGCCATCATCTGGCGCCCCTGCGCCTAA
- a CDS encoding sugar transferase, which produces MAIFIAAFLVAFILRFQEEWMLAVMDHWAGIFLGGAFYSCVAYIFGFYSFHGIPSNPVSRVLAVSGAVTLSAVLMLGFFYLFQVAGIGRGAMALGAVIAVVCLGVYYSYIRHREESFRERMVVILTSLDDEHELMLNRRLWEPGLELVGVVAAADYHPGEGLKVLGKIADLPQIVRRQDVRRVVCAESCITSPENFRQFSELRYSGVIVMPLISMCEEFYQFIPLVLVTPAWLLAASGSPRLTYIRKMKRAFDIVFSLLVLVALSIPFLIGMLLVRLTSKGPIFYRQVRSGRFGQKFEMLKLRSMRVDAEAAGVQWAKDKDPRVTPVGDFLRKYRIDEIPQLLNVLKGEMSLVGPRPERPEFVTQLAERIPYFQERLMIQPGITGWAQVKYPYGASIEDTRKKLEYDLYYMKHMSLLLDLFILLDTVRTILSGGLGQKARDKAPHYHTRHSHQAAIEETEAAGMRS; this is translated from the coding sequence ATGGCGATATTTATCGCGGCGTTTTTGGTGGCGTTCATCCTGCGTTTTCAAGAGGAGTGGATGCTGGCGGTAATGGATCACTGGGCGGGGATTTTCCTTGGGGGGGCATTCTATTCCTGTGTGGCGTATATCTTCGGTTTTTACTCTTTTCACGGCATCCCCAGCAATCCAGTGAGCCGGGTGCTGGCGGTGAGCGGAGCGGTGACGCTTTCAGCAGTGCTGATGTTGGGTTTCTTTTATCTGTTCCAAGTGGCTGGGATTGGTCGTGGTGCGATGGCGCTGGGAGCAGTGATCGCGGTGGTGTGTCTTGGGGTGTACTATTCGTATATACGACACCGGGAAGAAAGTTTTCGCGAACGGATGGTGGTGATCCTGACGAGCTTGGATGATGAGCATGAGTTGATGTTGAACCGTCGCCTTTGGGAGCCAGGATTGGAATTGGTGGGCGTGGTCGCGGCGGCGGATTACCATCCCGGCGAAGGCTTGAAGGTGCTGGGCAAGATTGCCGACCTGCCACAGATCGTGCGTCGGCAAGACGTCAGGCGCGTGGTGTGTGCGGAGAGTTGCATCACCTCGCCGGAAAACTTCCGTCAGTTCTCTGAGTTGCGTTATTCTGGGGTGATCGTGATGCCGTTGATCAGCATGTGTGAGGAGTTTTACCAGTTCATACCGCTGGTGTTGGTGACGCCCGCCTGGTTGTTAGCAGCGAGCGGTTCGCCGCGATTGACTTATATCCGCAAGATGAAGCGGGCGTTCGATATCGTATTTTCCTTGCTGGTATTGGTGGCGCTCTCCATCCCATTCCTGATCGGAATGCTGCTGGTGCGGTTGACGAGCAAGGGGCCGATTTTCTACCGGCAGGTGCGGTCAGGGCGGTTCGGGCAGAAATTTGAGATGCTGAAATTGCGCTCCATGAGAGTTGATGCCGAGGCAGCGGGGGTGCAATGGGCAAAAGATAAAGATCCGCGAGTAACGCCAGTAGGCGATTTTCTGCGCAAGTACCGGATCGATGAGATTCCTCAGTTACTCAATGTATTGAAGGGGGAGATGTCTTTGGTGGGGCCGCGTCCGGAGCGTCCGGAATTTGTCACGCAGTTGGCGGAACGCATCCCGTATTTTCAAGAGCGGTTGATGATCCAGCCGGGCATCACGGGGTGGGCGCAGGTGAAGTATCCGTATGGGGCGAGCATCGAGGATACGCGCAAGAAGCTCGAGTACGACCTGTATTACATGAAGCACATGAGTCTGTTGCTGGATCTGTTCATCCTGCTGGACACGGTGCGGACGATTCTCTCAGGTGGTCTGGGGCAGAAGGCACGCGACAAGGCGCCGCATTATCATACGCGGCATTCTCATCAGGCGGCTATCGAAGAGACGGAAGCGGCGGGGATGCGGAGTTAA